A window from Larimichthys crocea isolate SSNF chromosome XXIII, L_crocea_2.0, whole genome shotgun sequence encodes these proteins:
- the cbln2b gene encoding cerebellin-2b yields the protein MVPARCPGPCAMLALTLLLGCGVASCLGQNDTEPIVLEGKCLVVCDSNPSSDGGVTSSLGISVRSAGAKVAFSAVRGTNHEPSEMSNTSMTIYFDQVLVNIGNHFDLKASVFQAPRRGIYSFSFHVVKVYNRQTIQVNLMQNDYPVISAFAGDQDVTREAASNGVLLMVEREDRVYLKLERGTLMGGWKYSTFSGFLVFPL from the exons ATGGTGCCCGCGCGCTGCCCGGGACCCTGTGCCATGCTGGCTCTGACCCTCCTCTTGGGATGCGGCGTGGCTTCCTGCCTCGGCCAGAACGACACGGAGCCCATCGTGCTCGAAGGGAAGTGTCTTGTGGTGTGCGACTCGAACCCTTCTTCGGACGGAGGGGTCACTTCATCACTTGGCATATCAGTCCGCTCCGCTGGGGCAAAGGTGGCTTTTTCTGCCGTGCGTGGAACCAACCACGAGCCGTCAGAGATGAGCAACACGTCTATGACCATCTATTTTGACCAG GTTTTAGTGAACATCGGCAACCATTTCGATCTCAAAGCAAGTGTTTTCCAAGCTCCAAGGAGGGGGATATATAGTTTCAGCTTTCACGTGGTGAAGGTCTACAACAGACAAACCATACAG gtGAACCTGATGCAGAATGATTATCCGGTTATATCAGCGTTCGCCGGTGACCAGGACGTTACGAGAGAGGCAGCAAGCAACGGAGTACTGCTGATGGTTGAGCGGGAGGACCGGGTCTATCTGAAGCTGGAACGGGGCACCTTAATGGGCGGATGGAAATACTCCACCTTCTCAGGCTTTCTAGTCTTTCCTCTATAA